A genomic stretch from Desulfohalobium retbaense DSM 5692 includes:
- the sppA gene encoding signal peptide peptidase SppA: MNKTPNFSQRHPFLFGFMLIAAAVALFMGAMAAFSYWSGQGGGWGQPQIGVVHVRGVLTNARPVTHWIETLRQKNRVKGVLVRINSPGGVVAPSQEVYSAVSSLAEDKPVVVSMGSVAASGGYYVAVGAPTIFANPGTITGSIGVKAQLKNFKGLLDKLGIEDETVVSGPLKDATSAAKPMTEAERKYMQGMVDDMHAQFVQAIAKGRDMDLEVVRRLADGRAYTGRQAKDLGLVDALGSMQDALDVLRHKAQVGTDYALVEGPERERSLWQWLLSTVSIQWPDMTGEPHWEFRYE; this comes from the coding sequence GTGAATAAGACGCCCAACTTCAGCCAACGCCATCCGTTTCTCTTCGGATTCATGCTGATTGCAGCGGCCGTGGCCCTCTTTATGGGGGCCATGGCCGCTTTCTCGTATTGGTCCGGGCAGGGCGGGGGATGGGGCCAGCCCCAAATAGGGGTGGTCCATGTCCGCGGCGTATTGACCAACGCCCGGCCGGTCACGCATTGGATCGAGACCCTGCGGCAGAAAAACCGGGTCAAGGGCGTTTTGGTGCGCATCAATTCGCCTGGCGGTGTGGTTGCCCCCTCCCAGGAGGTCTATTCCGCGGTCAGTTCTCTGGCCGAAGACAAGCCGGTGGTGGTGTCCATGGGCTCTGTGGCCGCTTCTGGAGGGTATTATGTTGCAGTGGGGGCGCCGACAATTTTCGCTAACCCCGGGACCATTACGGGCAGTATCGGCGTCAAGGCGCAACTGAAGAATTTCAAGGGCCTTTTGGATAAACTCGGCATTGAGGACGAAACCGTGGTCAGCGGTCCGCTCAAGGACGCCACCTCGGCAGCGAAGCCGATGACTGAGGCCGAGCGGAAATACATGCAGGGCATGGTGGATGATATGCATGCCCAATTTGTCCAGGCGATAGCCAAAGGCCGGGATATGGATCTGGAAGTGGTTCGCCGGTTGGCTGACGGCCGGGCCTACACCGGCCGCCAAGCTAAGGACCTTGGTCTGGTCGATGCCCTGGGCTCAATGCAGGACGCATTGGACGTGCTGCGGCACAAAGCTCAGGTAGGAACCGACTATGCGCTGGTCGAAGGGCCGGAACGGGAACGGTCCTTGTGGCAATGGCTGTTGAGCACGGTCAGTATACAGTGGCCCGATATGACCGGGGAACCCCATTGGGAATTTCGTTATGAGTGA
- the mqnE gene encoding aminofutalosine synthase MqnE: MSDILDALRERIEHGGRLSRREAVELVQEATVHDLGELGLLARERRHGRQAYYVYNQHLNYTNICENRCRFCAYSKRRGEKGGFTYSAAQARARLEERQDAPIREVHIVGGLNPALPYEYYLELIRTVKQARPGARVKAFTAVEIAFLADTYGKSQTTVLEELMAAGLDALPGGGAEVFDPQLRQKLCPEKVSGQRWLDIHRIAHGLGLPTNATMLFGHIEGWEERLDHLEALRELQDETGGFLCFIPLPYQPKNNRLGGVGPDGQDYLRMIALSRLFLDNVSHLKAYWVMAGIKPAQLALWAGADDFDGTLVEERIGHAAGAEAPAGMTVPQLEQAIAAAGFSAVERDTFFQPVATA; encoded by the coding sequence ATGAGTGATATACTCGACGCGCTACGTGAGAGAATTGAACATGGCGGGCGGTTGTCTCGCAGGGAGGCCGTGGAACTGGTCCAAGAAGCGACGGTCCACGACCTGGGCGAACTCGGACTTCTGGCCCGCGAACGACGCCACGGCCGTCAGGCCTATTATGTTTACAACCAGCATCTGAATTATACGAATATTTGTGAAAATCGGTGCCGTTTTTGCGCCTACAGCAAGCGGCGCGGTGAAAAGGGCGGTTTCACCTATTCTGCTGCCCAGGCCCGTGCCCGGCTTGAAGAACGCCAGGACGCCCCGATCCGGGAGGTGCACATCGTCGGCGGGCTCAACCCGGCCCTGCCCTACGAGTATTATCTGGAGCTGATCCGGACCGTGAAGCAGGCCCGGCCCGGTGCTCGGGTCAAAGCATTTACCGCGGTGGAAATCGCTTTTTTGGCCGATACGTACGGCAAATCGCAGACCACCGTCCTGGAAGAATTGATGGCCGCCGGTCTGGACGCCCTGCCCGGGGGTGGGGCTGAGGTTTTTGATCCGCAACTGCGGCAGAAATTGTGCCCGGAAAAGGTCTCTGGACAACGGTGGCTGGATATCCACCGCATCGCCCACGGGCTCGGTTTGCCCACGAACGCGACCATGCTCTTTGGGCATATTGAGGGCTGGGAGGAGCGTTTGGACCATCTCGAGGCGCTGCGCGAGCTCCAGGATGAAACTGGGGGCTTTCTGTGTTTCATCCCGCTTCCCTATCAGCCAAAGAATAACCGCCTCGGGGGCGTGGGGCCGGATGGACAGGACTATTTGCGCATGATCGCCCTGTCGCGCCTCTTTTTGGACAATGTGTCGCATCTCAAGGCGTATTGGGTCATGGCCGGCATCAAACCAGCCCAATTGGCTTTGTGGGCGGGGGCGGACGATTTTGACGGCACCCTGGTCGAAGAACGCATCGGTCACGCCGCTGGAGCAGAAGCCCCGGCCGGCATGACGGTGCCGCAACTCGAGCAGGCCATTGCCGCCGCCGGGTTCTCGGCAGTGGAGCGGGATACCTTTTTTCAGCCAGTGGCGACGGCGTAA
- the ltrA gene encoding group II intron reverse transcriptase/maturase produces the protein MEAVVGRENMLAAYKRVRANKGVPGVDGMSVNDVWGYCTLNWARIKEELLDGRYEPQPVLGVEIPKPGGGVRQLGIPTALDRLIQQALHQVLSPIFNPHFSESSYGFRPGRSAHQAVLKAREHAAAGKRWVVDMDLEKFFDRVNHDVLMARVARKVKDKRVLVLIRRYLQAGLMQGGIASKRKEGTPQGGPLSPLLSNILLDDLDKELERRGHAFCRYADDCNIYVQTKRSGERAMASITRFLTERLKLRVNADKSAVDRPWKRKFLGYSMTWHTQPRLKVAPSVVKRLKQAVREEFRRGRGRSLKKTIDTLAPKLRGWMNYFKLAEVKGVFEELDMWIRRRLRNILWRHWKRPYARARNLIRRGLTEERAWKSAINGRGPWWNSGASHMNQAFPKKYFDSLGLVSLQDQLRKAQSVR, from the coding sequence ATGGAAGCGGTGGTCGGACGCGAGAACATGCTTGCGGCCTACAAGCGTGTACGCGCCAACAAAGGCGTCCCCGGAGTCGACGGCATGAGCGTCAACGACGTATGGGGATATTGCACGCTCAACTGGGCCCGAATCAAAGAGGAGTTGCTGGACGGACGGTACGAGCCGCAGCCGGTGCTCGGGGTGGAAATCCCTAAACCCGGCGGCGGGGTGCGCCAACTGGGCATCCCGACGGCGCTGGACCGCCTGATACAGCAGGCGCTGCACCAGGTGCTCTCCCCCATTTTCAACCCTCACTTCTCCGAATCCAGCTACGGCTTCCGGCCCGGTCGAAGTGCGCATCAGGCCGTGCTCAAGGCACGGGAGCATGCTGCCGCCGGCAAACGGTGGGTCGTGGACATGGACCTGGAGAAGTTCTTCGACCGCGTGAACCACGACGTGCTCATGGCGCGCGTGGCCCGCAAGGTGAAGGACAAGCGGGTGCTCGTCCTCATCCGGCGTTACCTGCAAGCGGGGCTGATGCAGGGGGGAATTGCATCGAAACGAAAGGAGGGCACGCCGCAAGGCGGCCCCCTCTCGCCGCTCTTGTCCAACATCCTTCTGGATGACCTGGACAAGGAGCTTGAACGCAGAGGCCACGCGTTCTGCCGATACGCCGACGACTGCAATATCTACGTGCAAACAAAACGGTCCGGCGAACGCGCAATGGCCTCGATCACCCGGTTTCTGACAGAGCGGTTGAAGTTGAGGGTCAACGCGGATAAGAGCGCGGTTGACCGGCCATGGAAAAGGAAATTCCTTGGGTACTCGATGACCTGGCATACGCAGCCGCGGCTCAAGGTTGCGCCCAGTGTGGTCAAACGCCTGAAACAGGCGGTACGGGAGGAATTTCGACGTGGGCGGGGACGGTCGCTCAAGAAGACGATAGACACCCTTGCGCCGAAACTGCGAGGCTGGATGAACTACTTCAAGCTGGCGGAGGTAAAGGGAGTTTTTGAAGAACTGGACATGTGGATTCGCCGCAGATTGCGCAATATCCTGTGGCGGCATTGGAAACGACCCTACGCCCGAGCAAGGAACCTGATTCGCCGGGGACTGACTGAAGAGCGCGCCTGGAAATCCGCCATCAACGGCCGCGGGCCATGGTGGAACTCCGGCGCATCGCATATGAACCAGGCATTCCCCAAGAAATACTTTGATTCACTTGGACTCGTGTCACTGCAAGATCAACTTCGCAAAGCTCAAAGTGTCAGGTGA
- the rfbA gene encoding glucose-1-phosphate thymidylyltransferase RfbA: MKGIILAGGSGTRLYPLTWGVSKQLLPIYDKPMIYYPLSVLMLAGIREILIISTPQDIPRFERLLGSGEQIGLRLTYKTQPEPEGLPQAFVLGREFIGDDSVCLVLGDNLLYGEGLSRILQRCAALEQGGIVFGYPVRDPRQYGVVEFDAHGRATRIVEKPEKPRSKYAVPGIYFYDNTVTEIAAQLRPSSRGELEITDINTAYLQAGTLHVEVLGRGYAWLDAGTHESLHQAASFVQAIQERQGFKLGCIEEIALRKGYITPDQVRELAAPMAKNDYGAYLLQLVEELHTYGQPAS, translated from the coding sequence ATGAAAGGCATCATTCTCGCCGGGGGATCCGGCACACGGCTGTATCCGTTGACCTGGGGCGTGAGCAAACAGCTTTTGCCCATCTACGATAAACCCATGATCTATTATCCCCTTTCCGTGCTTATGCTCGCCGGTATCAGGGAGATTCTGATCATTTCCACACCACAGGACATCCCCCGTTTCGAACGGCTTCTGGGCAGCGGCGAACAAATCGGGCTTCGCTTGACGTATAAGACCCAGCCGGAGCCGGAAGGGTTGCCCCAGGCGTTTGTCCTCGGGCGGGAGTTTATCGGCGACGACTCGGTCTGTCTCGTCCTGGGAGACAATCTGCTTTACGGCGAAGGGCTCTCGCGGATCCTGCAGCGGTGTGCCGCCCTGGAACAAGGGGGGATCGTTTTCGGCTATCCAGTCCGGGATCCGCGGCAGTACGGCGTGGTGGAATTCGACGCCCATGGGCGGGCCACGCGCATCGTCGAAAAACCGGAGAAGCCGCGGTCAAAATATGCGGTCCCCGGGATCTATTTCTATGACAATACTGTGACCGAGATCGCCGCACAGTTGCGTCCCTCCTCACGCGGCGAACTGGAGATCACGGACATCAACACCGCCTATCTCCAGGCTGGCACACTCCACGTCGAAGTCCTGGGCCGCGGGTACGCCTGGCTTGACGCCGGGACCCATGAATCCCTGCACCAGGCCGCGAGCTTCGTCCAGGCTATCCAGGAGCGCCAGGGATTCAAACTCGGCTGTATCGAGGAAATCGCCCTGCGCAAAGGATACATCACGCCGGATCAGGTCCGTGAACTCGCCGCTCCCATGGCCAAAAACGATTACGGCGCCTACTTGCTCCAGCTTGTCGAGGAACTGCACACCTACGGACAACCGGCCTCCTGA
- a CDS encoding ferredoxin, with amino-acid sequence MSKVVIDHDECIGCESCVEICPEVFAMDEDEGKAYVIKEEGGPEDQIQEAIDSCPSECISWED; translated from the coding sequence ATGAGCAAGGTAGTGATCGATCACGACGAATGCATCGGGTGTGAAAGCTGTGTCGAAATCTGTCCTGAGGTCTTCGCCATGGACGAAGACGAAGGGAAGGCCTACGTCATCAAGGAAGAAGGCGGCCCGGAAGACCAGATTCAGGAGGCCATCGACAGCTGCCCCAGCGAATGCATTTCCTGGGAAGACTGA
- a CDS encoding putative molybdenum carrier protein: MRYLRIISGGQTGIDRAALDWALENDVPCGGWVPRGRWAEDGPVPTRYPLQETEVVDPAVRTARNVRDSDGTLVLYVGKPCGGTELTIHFARCDTWPGGPRAMCCVSLDREQWTAAVSRVVHWMRTNCICTLNVAGPRESEAPGIEVMGRQFLDLCLEPGSAS, from the coding sequence ATGCGGTATTTACGCATCATCTCCGGTGGTCAGACCGGGATCGATCGGGCGGCCCTTGACTGGGCCCTGGAGAACGACGTGCCCTGCGGGGGGTGGGTACCTCGGGGCAGATGGGCGGAAGATGGCCCCGTACCCACGCGGTATCCGCTTCAGGAAACCGAAGTGGTGGATCCCGCTGTGCGCACTGCTCGCAATGTCCGCGACAGTGACGGAACCCTTGTCCTGTATGTGGGAAAACCGTGCGGAGGGACGGAGCTGACTATTCACTTCGCCCGCTGTGATACATGGCCGGGTGGCCCGCGGGCAATGTGCTGCGTGTCTCTGGATCGCGAGCAATGGACGGCCGCGGTTTCGCGGGTGGTGCACTGGATGCGGACGAATTGTATCTGCACTTTGAATGTCGCCGGCCCCAGAGAGAGCGAGGCGCCGGGGATTGAGGTCATGGGGCGGCAATTTCTCGATCTGTGCCTGGAGCCGGGAAGCGCATCTTGA
- a CDS encoding FadR/GntR family transcriptional regulator, with protein sequence MDFTVTPARKPKVYEEVVRQIEELIASGALRDGDRLPPERELAQLFKVSRNSVREAVFALENRGLVVSKVGAGTFVRGAEQDLIDPLARAIEQQRQRLHEIFEFRLLLEPQIIGLAALHVSGEQLQELEALVAAQEARIAEGLPWGDLDSRFHRLIVQASGNQVLCKVFQQLDAILDEVRDETLQTASRARESLATHQRIVEALRRGDPEAASREMEDHLIGVEEAKDRS encoded by the coding sequence ATGGATTTCACGGTAACGCCGGCGCGCAAGCCCAAAGTGTATGAAGAAGTGGTGCGCCAGATCGAGGAGTTGATTGCCAGTGGTGCCCTGCGCGATGGTGACCGTTTGCCACCGGAACGGGAACTGGCTCAGCTGTTCAAGGTCTCGCGGAATTCCGTGCGCGAAGCGGTTTTTGCCCTGGAAAACCGCGGTTTGGTGGTCAGCAAGGTCGGGGCCGGAACCTTTGTCCGCGGCGCGGAACAGGACTTGATCGATCCTTTGGCCCGGGCCATTGAGCAGCAGCGGCAACGGCTGCACGAGATCTTTGAGTTCCGGCTGCTTTTGGAGCCGCAGATTATCGGCTTGGCGGCCTTGCATGTTTCCGGGGAACAACTCCAGGAATTAGAGGCCCTTGTAGCGGCCCAGGAGGCACGGATTGCCGAAGGCCTGCCCTGGGGGGATCTGGACAGCCGTTTCCACCGCCTGATCGTGCAGGCCTCGGGCAATCAGGTCCTTTGCAAGGTCTTCCAGCAATTGGATGCTATTCTGGACGAGGTCCGCGACGAAACGCTCCAGACGGCAAGTCGAGCCCGGGAATCCCTGGCGACCCACCAGCGCATCGTGGAAGCGTTGCGCCGTGGTGACCCCGAGGCCGCCTCACGGGAAATGGAGGACCACCTCATCGGGGTCGAGGAGGCCAAGGACCGGTCGTAA
- a CDS encoding alpha-hydroxy-acid oxidizing protein — protein MKEIKDTARELMKGYCRVCRVCDGKACAGEVPGMGGLGTGSAFQSNVTALAEKQFNMRLLHEVTEPDTSVEMLGQTLDIPVLAAPIGGVSFNMGGGVSEGEYIRAVVNGCKAEGTLGCVGDGVPPFIHEEGYAAIAEAGGAGIPFIKPWEDEELYEKMRKAADAGASIVGMDVDAAGLITLRKMGRPVSPKPAHELRKIRETTSMRFIIKGVMTPDEAKLAVEAGADGIVVSNHGGRVLDHTPGVAEILAGVADAVQGQTAILADGGVRTGGDVLKMLALGAEAVMVGRPISIAAVGGLEDGVRAALQQMRTELKQAMVLTGTARASAVQPQILHS, from the coding sequence ATGAAAGAGATCAAGGATACGGCCAGAGAGTTGATGAAAGGGTACTGCCGCGTCTGCCGTGTTTGTGACGGGAAGGCGTGTGCCGGTGAGGTGCCTGGCATGGGAGGATTGGGAACCGGGAGTGCCTTCCAATCCAATGTTACGGCATTGGCCGAGAAGCAGTTCAATATGCGGCTGCTCCACGAGGTCACCGAACCGGATACGAGCGTGGAGATGTTGGGCCAGACCCTGGATATTCCCGTGCTGGCTGCGCCCATCGGCGGCGTGTCCTTTAATATGGGCGGCGGCGTCAGTGAAGGGGAGTATATCCGTGCCGTCGTCAACGGGTGCAAGGCCGAAGGCACTCTGGGATGCGTTGGCGACGGCGTGCCCCCCTTTATCCACGAAGAAGGGTATGCGGCTATAGCGGAAGCAGGCGGCGCTGGGATCCCCTTTATCAAGCCCTGGGAAGACGAGGAATTGTACGAAAAAATGCGCAAGGCCGCTGACGCCGGAGCGTCCATCGTCGGCATGGATGTCGATGCCGCAGGACTGATCACGCTGCGGAAGATGGGCCGCCCGGTGTCCCCCAAACCGGCCCATGAACTGCGCAAAATTCGGGAAACGACTTCCATGCGGTTCATCATCAAGGGGGTCATGACACCGGACGAAGCCAAGCTCGCTGTAGAGGCTGGCGCTGACGGTATCGTGGTCTCCAACCACGGCGGCCGCGTACTGGACCATACACCGGGCGTTGCGGAGATCTTGGCCGGGGTCGCCGATGCTGTGCAAGGGCAGACCGCGATTCTGGCTGACGGCGGCGTCCGCACCGGGGGGGACGTCCTGAAGATGCTCGCCCTGGGTGCTGAGGCGGTCATGGTTGGCCGTCCCATCTCCATTGCCGCTGTGGGGGGGCTGGAAGACGGGGTGCGCGCCGCGTTGCAGCAAATGCGCACCGAACTCAAACAGGCTATGGTCCTGACCGGGACCGCGCGCGCTTCAGCCGTGCAGCCGCAGATCCTGCACAGCTGA
- a CDS encoding sulfite exporter TauE/SafE family protein: MITAFVMYIALGAFAGVLAGLLGIGGGLVIVPMLTFMFTAQGLPDAYILHLALGTSLATILFTSISSLRAHNQHGAVKWPVFWRIAPGIIFGTFLGSWIAAQLSTDFLKGFFACFLFYVGIRMLRGSKPKPSRQLPGTLGIFGAGSGIGVFSSLVGIGGGTLSVPFLVWCNVTMHKAIGTAAAIGFPIAVAGSLGYLVNGLGTEVLPWYCLGFIHIPALLGIILASVLTAPVGARLAHKLPVARLKKIFAVLLLFVGLRMLWTLF, translated from the coding sequence ATGATAACTGCTTTTGTGATGTATATTGCTCTGGGTGCCTTTGCCGGGGTGCTGGCCGGTCTCCTGGGGATCGGCGGCGGGCTCGTCATTGTGCCCATGCTGACGTTCATGTTCACGGCGCAGGGATTGCCCGATGCCTATATCCTGCACTTGGCCCTGGGGACGTCGCTGGCGACCATCCTGTTCACCTCCATCTCCAGTCTGCGGGCCCACAACCAGCATGGAGCGGTGAAGTGGCCAGTCTTCTGGCGCATCGCGCCGGGGATCATCTTTGGCACCTTTCTGGGGTCCTGGATCGCCGCGCAATTGTCCACGGACTTTCTCAAAGGATTTTTCGCCTGCTTTCTGTTTTATGTCGGCATTCGCATGCTGCGCGGCAGCAAACCCAAGCCGTCCCGGCAATTGCCCGGAACGCTCGGGATCTTCGGGGCCGGTAGCGGGATCGGGGTTTTTTCCAGCTTAGTCGGCATCGGCGGCGGGACGCTCTCGGTGCCTTTTCTTGTCTGGTGCAACGTGACCATGCATAAGGCTATCGGGACTGCGGCCGCCATCGGTTTTCCTATTGCCGTGGCCGGCAGTCTGGGATACCTGGTCAACGGCCTCGGCACAGAGGTTCTGCCCTGGTATTGTCTGGGGTTTATCCATATCCCAGCCCTTTTGGGCATTATTCTGGCCAGCGTTTTGACCGCGCCGGTGGGGGCGCGGTTGGCGCATAAACTGCCGGTGGCGCGGCTGAAAAAGATCTTTGCTGTGCTGCTGCTCTTTGTCGGATTGCGCATGCTCTGGACCCTGTTCTGA
- a CDS encoding GNAT family N-acetyltransferase: MPHIHCVQSAADIARVAALAHEIWHEHYTPIIGPAQVEYMVPKFQSREAIAAQIDTGARYDLVYEKGQAVGYIGVVPDTAAGELFLSKIYIRRDRRGCGLGRFALDHVESVCRELGTPYIWLTVNKNNHASIRAYEKMGFSHRREICQDIGHGFVMDDYLLDKTLPSAP, from the coding sequence ATGCCCCACATCCATTGCGTTCAGAGCGCTGCCGACATCGCCCGGGTAGCAGCCTTGGCGCACGAAATCTGGCATGAGCACTACACACCGATCATCGGCCCCGCTCAGGTCGAGTACATGGTTCCCAAATTTCAGAGTCGCGAAGCCATTGCCGCTCAGATCGACACCGGGGCCCGCTACGATCTGGTCTATGAAAAAGGCCAAGCTGTCGGCTATATCGGCGTCGTGCCAGACACCGCCGCGGGAGAACTCTTTCTGAGCAAGATCTATATCCGGCGCGACCGGCGCGGCTGCGGATTAGGCCGCTTCGCCCTGGACCATGTGGAATCGGTCTGCCGTGAGCTCGGCACGCCATACATCTGGCTCACGGTGAACAAGAATAATCACGCCTCCATCAGGGCCTACGAAAAAATGGGGTTTTCCCACCGCCGGGAAATCTGCCAGGACATTGGCCACGGCTTTGTCATGGACGACTACCTCCTGGACAAGACGCTCCCGTCAGCCCCATAG
- a CDS encoding sirohydrochlorin cobaltochelatase, translating into MTASIAIVCTTFGTASQRGLETLRTYQEAVQDRFPQADIHWAFLSKRMRSLRRNAGGSVDSLPAVLTRLSQEATTRIIVHPLQVIPGKEYGTIRQTVRALAHLPEKPDCHVTAPLLWEPASVARLGEALLAEDGAPGLENQLVYMAHGSPEPGHALYVALAHWLAWRQPRILLGSMEYWPTLDDLLQRLDPGTPQLRLIPLLTLIGTHAQRDLAGEEPTSWRSRLTAAGFAPQAELRGLLEKPAVTRLWLERLAEVVTNG; encoded by the coding sequence ATGACCGCTTCGATCGCCATTGTCTGCACCACCTTCGGCACTGCCAGCCAACGGGGCTTGGAAACCCTGCGGACCTATCAGGAGGCGGTGCAGGACCGTTTTCCCCAGGCTGATATCCACTGGGCGTTTCTCTCCAAACGCATGCGTTCCCTGCGCAGAAACGCGGGCGGCTCGGTGGACAGTCTCCCCGCCGTACTCACCAGGTTGAGCCAGGAAGCCACGACACGCATCATTGTCCACCCCTTACAGGTCATCCCGGGCAAAGAGTACGGAACGATCCGGCAAACCGTCAGGGCCTTGGCCCATCTGCCGGAGAAACCGGACTGCCACGTCACAGCACCGCTGTTGTGGGAACCTGCCTCCGTCGCACGCCTGGGAGAAGCGCTCCTCGCTGAAGACGGAGCGCCGGGACTGGAAAACCAGCTCGTCTATATGGCCCACGGCTCGCCCGAACCAGGACACGCCCTGTATGTAGCCCTGGCCCACTGGCTCGCCTGGCGTCAGCCGCGGATCCTGCTCGGGAGCATGGAGTATTGGCCGACACTCGACGACCTGCTCCAACGCCTGGACCCCGGCACGCCCCAATTACGACTCATCCCCCTGCTGACCTTGATCGGCACCCACGCCCAACGTGACTTGGCCGGGGAGGAACCGACCTCATGGCGGTCACGGTTGACGGCGGCCGGATTCGCTCCCCAAGCTGAGCTCAGAGGACTTCTGGAAAAACCAGCCGTGACCCGGCTGTGGCTGGAGCGGTTGGCAGAAGTCGTTACGAACGGGTAA